One Spinacia oleracea cultivar Varoflay chromosome 4, BTI_SOV_V1, whole genome shotgun sequence DNA segment encodes these proteins:
- the LOC110794707 gene encoding pentatricopeptide repeat-containing protein At5g18390, mitochondrial: protein MISSTANSILRHCLLHSHPTSPSTPFSLLPLNSLFSLLSTFSSSNGRKHPSSTTTTTNDEYFAAIHHISNIVRRDIYLERTLNKLRLTVTNELVYRVLRSCSRDGIQSFRFFNWARSYSPSYSPTAIEHEELIKTLARTHHWETMWKALHQLCKESSLNFSTEVIEFIIREYGSKGFIDEAVRVFNSCPKVFKCEQTVGVYNSLLFALCEGKNFYGAYSLIRRMIKKGVNPNKETYSVLVNAWCKAGKLREAQEFLEEMSKKGFNPPVRGRDLLIDGLLNAGHVENAKSLVRKMAEEGFVPDIRTFNSLLEAIFKSGEVEFCIELFNDVCKLGLCPDIDTYKIMIPIVAKLYKLDEAFRLLHCSIEEGHKPFPSLYAPILKALCRAGQFDDAFCFFSDMKIKGHPPNRPVYTMLIRMCARGGRFVEAANYLVEMTEMNLPPLSKNFDVVTDGLKNSGKHDLAERIEQLEVSLRGA, encoded by the coding sequence ATGATATCATCAACTGCAAACTCCATCCTTCGACACTGTCTCCTCCATTCCCACCCCACCTCACCATCtacccctttctctctcctccctctcaACTCCCTTTTTTCCCTCCTCTCCACCTTTTCCTCCTCCAATGGCAGAAAACACCcctcctccaccaccaccaccaccaatgaCGAGTACTTCGCCGCCATCCACCACATCTCCAACATTGTTCGCCGCGACATCTACCTCGAGCGAACCCTAAACAAGCTCCGACTCACCGTCACCAACGAGCTCGTTTACCGCGTTCTTCGCAGCTGCTCTCGTGACGGAATACAGTCCTTCCGTTTCTTCAATTGGGCGCGGTCTTACTCTCCCTCCTACTCACCTACCGCGATCGAACACGAAGAGCTCATCAAAACCCTAGCTAGGACTCACCATTGGGAGACCATGTGGAAGGCACTTCATCAGCTTTGCAAGGAGTCTTCCTTGAATTTCTCCACTGAGGTAATTGAGTTTATAATCCGTGAGTATGGTAGTAAGGGTTTTATTGATGAAGCTGTTAGGGTTTTCAATTCTTGTCCTAAGGTTTTCAAGTGTGAACAAACTGTTGGGGTTTATAATTCCTTGTTGTTTGCGTTGTGTGAGGGGAAGAATTTCTATGGTGCTTATTCTTTGATTAGGAGGATGATTAAAAAAGGGGTTAATCCTAATAAGGAGACTTACTCGGTGCTAGTTAACGCGTGGTGTAAGGCCGGGAAGTTGAGGGAGGCTCAAGAGTTTTTAGAGGAGATGAGTAAGAAGGGGTTTAATCCGCCTGTTCGAGGCCGGGATTTGTTGATTGATGGGTTGTTGAATGCTGGTCATGTTGAAAATGCTAAGAGTTTGGTTAGGAAAATGGCTGAGGAAGGATTTGTGCCTGATATTAGGACGTTTAATTCGTTGTTGGAAGCCATTTTTAAGTCGGGGGAGGTTGAGTTTTGCATTGAATTGTTTAATGATGTGTGTAAGTTGGGGCTTTGCCCTGATATTGATACATATAAAATCATGATTCCGATTGTTGCTAAGTTGTATAAATTGGATGAGGCGTTTAGGCTACTACATTGCTCGATTGAGGAAGGTCATAAGCCCTTTCCGAGTTTATATGCCCCAATTCTAAAGGCGTTGTGTAGGGCTGGACAGTTTGATGATGCCTTTTGCTTTTTCAGTGACATGAAGATTAAAGGGCATCCGCCAAATAGGCCAGTTTACACGATGTTGATTAGGATGTGTGCTCGTGGGGGTAGATTTGTTGAGGCTGCAAACTATTTGGTTGAGATGACTGAGATGAACTTACCACCTTTATCGAAAAACTTTGATGTGGTCACGGATGGATTGAAGAATAGTGGGAAACATGACCTTGCCGAAAGGATAGAGCAATTAGAAGTGTCTTTAAGAGGTGCTTGA